The window GTACTTTCTGCTGTCCAATCTAATCGATGGCAACCATGATTGACGGCAAGAGACGTGAGATATTTCATCAACTTTAATCCTACGCCTTTTCCTCGCGCAGAAGAGGACACAAATAGGTCTTTCAAATACATTTGACCAGAGAGTTTCGGTGCAGGAAACATCACGGTGTAGGTTGCAAACCCCATTATGGTGTCGTCATTGTATGCAGCAATAACTTTGACACCAGAGTACTCTGAAAAGACTTTGTACTTGAGATAATGAGTCA is drawn from Vibrio campbellii CAIM 519 = NBRC 15631 = ATCC 25920 and contains these coding sequences:
- a CDS encoding GNAT family N-acetyltransferase, whose translation is MDIRAINKTNCLDLVPIFVELEQYYFNEQAASEKELTHYLKYKVFSEYSGVKVIAAYNDDTIMGFATYTVMFPAPKLSGQMYLKDLFVSSSARGKGVGLKLMKYLTSLAVNHGCHRLDWTAESTNPIAGRFYQSIGAERVTEKEYYRFSGDTLLEFSQAK